A stretch of Paenibacillus mucilaginosus 3016 DNA encodes these proteins:
- a CDS encoding ATP-binding protein, whose product MNKSTSKMPLVYVITIITLLVIVGASSYIASTNTEAKLNSVIGNVLPLSSLSEELLVDLINMETGLRGFEVTGEEKYLEPHYEGMTELQLDLERMNEYQKLYPRIGSVMEADLLPQIRRLQDHYSSQINLIRAGQKDLAIQRVGTGKTYMDRYRQLHTKLKTEIDIIADEAHKSALLAESRSRLIISAGSAIAVIVGLYSAFIFHRANRAEAALRKSEETYRFMAESLEVQNEEIIAQQEEQEATLEKLSLREQELEAISTYQEKLTGAKDMEAFLEASLPALLASLKLEAGMLVMKKPGETPADEPRYVVQYALGYPQRGTAVRESELHGAARRVMTEKSGFEVTREATEAERGFHYGVTYAVDRYCPLLDDRKQAVGFLLLTGYQRTPDEQKTRLSKGLLHQFELAFQVQQFNEDRRQQAAHLEQLNEQLQHEKRLIEEQNNLIGSILESTHESMMMTDAAGNILFANSKMNVGNRIGDNIGDVYKFAVNLTPQLASTYEAIQALLRGERDQLTERFHYPNGEDGQLRHFELYASKVEQKLTNEVQGYLFVFRDRTEEEKVDEMKNEFISIVSHELRTPLASVLGFIEILLHRQLPAEKQQRYMQTIYKEATRLSTLINDFLDLQRMEAGKQVYHLVPVELGGIVQEVAEQWRTKQGHEILLEMPPQEIWVRGDADRLKQIVHNLLSNAVKYSPQADRVEVTLRTEQGEALLDIQDYGLGIPEDARDKLFNKFYRVDNSDRRQIGGTGLGLAIVKEIAEAHEGTITYESVMGEGTTFTFRLPSIEMLPSGGRILIVEDDENLAKLIGDTLGKLELPVTHVRSAEEAILALDRTEGEGPRLCVVDIMLDGTKSGWDFLLELYRHPQYHRTPVIVSTALDQPQGYREKEREKFLRKPFTMEKLLQVAEHLLTHTERHPAYVFMGHDELAVASSLERNGIEIREITRRDDHIEVEPRPAERRQYPGLT is encoded by the coding sequence ATGAATAAATCCACTTCCAAAATGCCTCTTGTTTATGTCATTACGATCATTACCCTGCTTGTTATTGTCGGCGCCTCCAGTTATATCGCCTCCACCAATACGGAAGCGAAGCTGAACAGCGTGATCGGCAATGTGCTGCCGCTCTCTTCCTTGTCCGAGGAGCTGCTCGTCGATCTCATCAATATGGAGACCGGCCTCCGCGGTTTTGAAGTCACAGGGGAAGAAAAGTATCTGGAGCCGCACTACGAGGGAATGACGGAGCTTCAGCTGGATCTGGAGCGCATGAATGAATACCAGAAGCTGTATCCCCGTATCGGCAGTGTCATGGAAGCCGATCTGCTGCCCCAGATCCGGCGCCTGCAGGACCATTATTCGAGCCAGATCAACCTGATCCGCGCAGGACAAAAGGACCTGGCCATCCAACGGGTGGGCACGGGCAAAACGTACATGGACCGTTACCGCCAGCTGCATACCAAGCTGAAGACCGAGATCGATATCATTGCGGACGAAGCCCACAAATCCGCCCTCCTGGCCGAGAGTCGCTCGCGTCTCATCATCAGCGCGGGCAGCGCCATTGCCGTGATCGTAGGCCTTTATTCGGCCTTCATCTTCCACCGGGCCAACCGGGCCGAAGCGGCCCTGCGTAAGAGTGAAGAAACGTACCGGTTCATGGCGGAGAGCCTCGAGGTGCAGAACGAAGAGATTATCGCCCAGCAGGAGGAGCAGGAAGCCACGCTCGAGAAGCTCTCCCTGCGGGAACAGGAGCTCGAAGCGATCTCCACGTATCAGGAGAAGCTGACCGGAGCCAAAGACATGGAGGCTTTCCTGGAGGCTTCGCTTCCCGCCCTGCTCGCTTCGCTGAAGCTCGAAGCCGGTATGCTGGTCATGAAGAAGCCCGGAGAGACGCCGGCGGATGAACCCCGCTATGTCGTGCAGTATGCGCTCGGGTACCCTCAGCGCGGCACCGCCGTTCGCGAAAGCGAATTGCACGGAGCGGCCCGCCGGGTCATGACCGAGAAGAGCGGTTTCGAAGTCACGCGTGAAGCTACCGAGGCTGAGCGCGGCTTCCACTACGGCGTGACCTATGCGGTGGACCGCTATTGCCCGCTGCTGGACGACCGCAAGCAGGCGGTGGGCTTCCTGCTCCTGACCGGCTACCAGCGGACCCCGGACGAGCAGAAAACCCGCCTGTCCAAAGGTCTGCTGCACCAATTCGAGCTGGCCTTCCAGGTCCAGCAGTTCAATGAGGACCGGAGGCAGCAGGCCGCCCATCTTGAGCAGCTCAACGAGCAGCTGCAGCATGAGAAGCGGCTGATCGAAGAGCAGAATAACCTCATCGGCAGCATTCTCGAATCGACGCATGAGTCAATGATGATGACCGATGCCGCGGGGAATATCCTGTTTGCCAATTCAAAGATGAATGTGGGGAACCGGATCGGGGATAACATCGGGGACGTATATAAGTTCGCCGTGAATCTTACGCCGCAGCTTGCCTCCACCTACGAGGCCATCCAGGCGCTGCTGCGCGGCGAGCGGGACCAGCTCACCGAGCGGTTCCACTATCCGAACGGTGAGGACGGCCAGCTCCGCCACTTCGAGCTGTATGCCAGCAAGGTCGAACAGAAGCTGACCAATGAAGTGCAGGGCTACCTGTTCGTGTTCCGCGACCGCACCGAGGAAGAGAAGGTCGACGAGATGAAGAACGAATTCATCTCGATCGTATCGCATGAGCTGCGCACGCCGCTCGCCAGCGTCCTCGGGTTCATCGAGATTCTCCTGCACCGCCAGCTTCCGGCAGAGAAGCAGCAGCGTTACATGCAGACGATCTACAAGGAAGCGACACGCTTGTCCACCTTGATCAACGACTTCCTGGATCTGCAGCGGATGGAGGCGGGCAAGCAGGTCTACCATCTTGTCCCTGTGGAGCTTGGGGGCATCGTCCAGGAGGTGGCCGAGCAGTGGCGGACCAAACAGGGGCATGAGATTCTGCTCGAGATGCCGCCGCAGGAGATCTGGGTCCGGGGCGATGCGGACCGCCTGAAGCAGATTGTCCATAATCTGCTGAGCAATGCCGTCAAATATTCGCCTCAGGCCGACCGCGTGGAGGTTACCCTGCGGACCGAACAAGGGGAGGCGCTTCTGGATATCCAGGACTACGGGCTCGGCATTCCGGAAGACGCCCGGGACAAGCTCTTCAACAAATTCTACCGGGTCGACAACTCGGACCGCAGGCAGATCGGGGGCACCGGCCTCGGCCTTGCGATCGTCAAGGAAATTGCCGAAGCGCACGAGGGAACGATCACCTATGAATCCGTGATGGGCGAAGGCACCACCTTCACCTTCCGCCTCCCTTCCATCGAGATGCTCCCCTCCGGAGGACGCATTCTCATCGTGGAGGATGACGAGAATCTGGCCAAGCTCATTGGCGATACGCTGGGCAAGCTGGAGCTTCCCGTAACCCATGTCCGTTCCGCGGAGGAAGCCATCCTGGCTCTGGACCGCACCGAGGGCGAGGGCCCGCGGCTGTGCGTCGTCGACATCATGCTCGACGGCACGAAGAGCGGCTGGGACTTCCTGCTCGAGCTCTACCGGCATCCGCAGTATCACCGCACCCCGGTTATCGTCTCGACGGCGCTCGATCAGCCGCAGGGATACCGGGAGAAGGAGCGCGAGAAGTTCCTGCGCAAGCCGTTCACGATGGAGAAGCTGCTGCAGGTGGCTGAGCATCTGCTGACCCATACGGAGCGCCACCCGGCTTACGTGTTCATGGGGCACGATGAGCTGGCCGTCGCCTCCAGCCTGGAGCGCAATGGCATCGAGATCCGGGAGATTACGCGAAGGGATGATCATATCGAAGTCGAACCCCGCCCTGCGGAAAGACGGCAGTATCCCGGACTGACTTAG